The Polaribacter tangerinus genome has a segment encoding these proteins:
- a CDS encoding AIR synthase related protein — protein sequence MSQEVSKRYAQRGVSASKEDVHNAIKNIDKGLFPKAFCKIVPDYLTNDANYCLVMHADGAGTKSSLAYMYWKETGDISVWKGIAQDALIMNIDDLLCVGATDNIMLSSTIGRNKSKIPGEVLSAIINGTEELIKDLKKFGVTIHSTGGETADVGDLVRTIIVDSTVTARIKREDVIDNANIKAGDVIVGLESFGQATYETEYNGGMGSNGLTSARHDVFHNYLATKYPESFDASVPSNLVYAGNVKLTDTVEESPLDAGKLVLSPTRTYAPIVKEILSKYNAENIHGMIHCSGGAQTKILHFVDNLHIVKDNMFSVPPLFKLIQEQSNTDWKEMYQVFNCGHRMELYVSPEVANDMIAIAKSYNVNAQIVGRVEASSKKKLTIKSEFGVFEY from the coding sequence ATGAGTCAAGAAGTTTCCAAAAGATACGCACAAAGAGGTGTTTCTGCATCTAAAGAAGATGTGCACAATGCTATTAAAAATATAGATAAAGGATTATTTCCTAAAGCGTTTTGTAAAATTGTACCAGACTATCTAACCAATGATGCCAATTATTGTTTGGTAATGCATGCAGATGGCGCAGGTACAAAATCTTCATTGGCCTATATGTATTGGAAAGAAACTGGAGATATTTCTGTTTGGAAAGGTATTGCACAAGATGCTTTAATAATGAATATTGATGATTTATTATGTGTGGGTGCTACAGATAATATTATGCTGTCTTCTACAATAGGTCGTAATAAAAGTAAAATACCAGGCGAAGTTTTATCAGCAATTATTAACGGAACAGAAGAACTTATAAAAGATTTAAAAAAGTTTGGTGTAACAATACATTCTACAGGTGGAGAAACTGCTGATGTTGGAGATTTGGTAAGAACTATAATTGTAGACTCTACTGTCACAGCCAGAATAAAGCGAGAAGATGTTATTGATAATGCCAACATAAAAGCTGGTGATGTAATTGTTGGTTTAGAATCTTTCGGACAAGCTACCTACGAAACCGAGTATAACGGTGGTATGGGTTCTAATGGGCTAACATCTGCTCGACACGATGTTTTTCATAATTACTTAGCTACAAAATATCCAGAGAGTTTCGATGCATCTGTGCCTTCAAATTTGGTATATGCAGGCAATGTAAAACTAACTGATACTGTAGAAGAATCTCCTTTAGATGCAGGTAAATTAGTACTTTCTCCAACCAGAACTTATGCACCAATTGTTAAAGAAATACTCTCCAAATACAATGCTGAAAATATTCATGGAATGATTCATTGCTCTGGAGGCGCGCAAACTAAAATTTTACATTTTGTAGATAATTTACATATTGTAAAAGATAATATGTTTTCGGTGCCGCCTTTGTTTAAGCTAATTCAAGAACAATCTAATACAGATTGGAAAGAAATGTATCAGGTTTTTAATTGCGGACACAGAATGGAGCTATATGTTTCACCAGAAGTTGCAAATGATATGATAGCTATTGCTAAATCTTACAACGTAAATGCACAAATTGTAGGTCGTGTAGAGGCATCATCAAAGAAAAAATTAACTATAAAAAGTGAGTTTGGTGTTTTTGAATACTAG
- a CDS encoding glutamine synthetase III, giving the protein MSKIRFNALNEALHRKSINIKETEKRSTIFGKNVFNRNAMQQYLTSAAYESVMDAILHGKKIDRKIADQVAVSMKDWAMSKGATHYTHWFQPLTGATAEKHDAFFESINGGIAVEKFDGEQLVQQEPDASSFPNGGIRNTFEARGYTAWDPTSPAFVYETTLCIPTIFVSYTGEALDNKTPLLRALQAVDTHATAVCKYFDKNASKVSATLGWEQEYFLIDEALAISRPDILMTGRTLLGHSPAKGQQLDDHYFGTIPKRAMSFMQDLEQECMLLGIPVKTRHNEVAPNQFELAPIFEEANLAVDHNSLLMDVMEKVSKRHKFKVLFHEKPFEGINGSGKHNNWSLETASGTNLLSPGKTPMKNLQFLTFFVNTIKAVFENEELLRAAIASASNDHRLGANEAPPAIMSVFIGSQLSAVLDELENVTKGKLSPQEKTDLKLNIIGKIPEILLDNTDRNRTSPFAFTGNKFEFRAVGSWSNCATPMTVLNTIVAKQLKEFKIEVDKLIDIKNLKKDEAIFNVLREYIKASKKIRFEGDGYGIAWEKEAKKRGLSNNKTTPAALKIKVAKSVVSLFEEMEVMSEVEINARYEIELEAYTKKIQIESRVLADIARNHVVPTAIIYQNTLLENTKNLKEIFGEEYKNIAKEQIELIMTISKHITEINALVSQMTEARKIANTKVIEKSAADYDSKVKPFLKQIRYHCDKLETMVDDNLWPLTKYRELLFTR; this is encoded by the coding sequence ATGTCAAAGATTCGTTTTAATGCTTTAAATGAAGCGCTTCATAGAAAATCTATCAATATTAAAGAGACAGAAAAAAGGTCTACCATATTTGGAAAAAATGTATTTAACAGAAATGCCATGCAGCAGTATTTAACAAGTGCTGCATATGAAAGTGTAATGGACGCCATTTTGCATGGTAAAAAGATTGATAGAAAAATAGCAGATCAAGTAGCGGTTAGTATGAAAGATTGGGCCATGTCTAAGGGGGCAACTCATTATACGCATTGGTTTCAACCACTAACTGGTGCTACAGCCGAAAAGCATGATGCGTTTTTTGAATCGATTAACGGTGGTATTGCGGTAGAAAAATTTGACGGAGAGCAACTTGTGCAGCAAGAGCCAGATGCTTCTAGTTTTCCAAACGGAGGTATTAGAAATACTTTTGAAGCTAGAGGTTATACAGCTTGGGATCCAACATCGCCAGCTTTTGTATATGAAACAACACTCTGTATTCCAACAATTTTTGTGTCTTACACAGGAGAAGCTTTAGACAATAAAACACCTTTGTTAAGAGCATTACAAGCTGTAGATACGCATGCAACGGCTGTTTGTAAATATTTTGATAAAAATGCCAGTAAAGTAAGTGCAACACTTGGCTGGGAACAAGAATATTTCTTGATTGATGAGGCTTTGGCAATTTCTAGACCAGATATATTAATGACGGGTAGAACCTTGCTTGGGCATTCTCCAGCAAAAGGACAACAGTTAGACGATCATTATTTTGGAACCATACCTAAAAGAGCTATGAGTTTTATGCAAGATTTAGAGCAAGAATGTATGTTGCTTGGGATTCCTGTAAAAACAAGGCATAACGAAGTGGCACCAAATCAATTTGAGTTAGCACCTATTTTTGAAGAGGCAAATTTGGCAGTAGACCACAACTCTTTATTAATGGATGTAATGGAAAAAGTATCTAAAAGGCATAAATTTAAAGTACTCTTTCATGAAAAGCCTTTTGAGGGAATTAATGGTTCTGGAAAACATAACAACTGGTCTTTAGAAACTGCTTCGGGCACCAATTTATTAAGTCCTGGAAAAACCCCTATGAAGAACTTACAATTTTTAACTTTTTTTGTAAATACTATTAAAGCAGTATTTGAAAATGAAGAGTTATTAAGAGCTGCAATAGCTTCTGCTAGTAACGATCATAGGTTAGGAGCTAATGAAGCACCGCCTGCAATTATGTCTGTTTTTATTGGTAGCCAACTTTCTGCAGTTTTAGATGAATTAGAGAATGTTACTAAGGGGAAATTATCGCCACAAGAAAAAACAGATTTAAAGCTAAATATTATTGGTAAAATACCAGAAATATTATTGGATAATACCGATAGAAATAGAACATCTCCTTTTGCTTTTACAGGAAATAAATTCGAGTTCAGAGCCGTAGGTTCTTGGTCTAATTGTGCAACTCCTATGACTGTTTTAAATACTATAGTTGCCAAACAATTAAAAGAGTTTAAAATTGAGGTTGATAAGCTTATTGATATTAAAAACCTTAAGAAAGATGAAGCCATTTTTAATGTTTTAAGAGAATATATCAAAGCCTCAAAAAAAATTCGATTCGAAGGAGATGGGTATGGAATTGCATGGGAAAAGGAGGCTAAAAAGCGCGGTCTTTCAAATAATAAAACAACTCCAGCGGCTTTAAAGATAAAAGTTGCCAAATCTGTAGTTTCTCTTTTTGAAGAAATGGAAGTAATGAGTGAGGTAGAAATTAACGCTCGCTACGAAATTGAATTAGAGGCATATACCAAAAAAATACAAATTGAAAGTAGGGTTTTAGCCGATATTGCAAGAAATCATGTAGTGCCAACAGCTATTATTTATCAAAATACACTTCTAGAAAATACTAAAAATTTAAAAGAAATTTTTGGAGAAGAGTATAAAAATATAGCCAAAGAACAAATAGAGTTAATTATGACTATTTCTAAGCATATAACAGAAATTAATGCACTTGTATCTCAAATGACAGAAGCACGTAAAATAGCAAACACAAAAGTTATCGAAAAATCTGCTGCTGACTATGATTCTAAGGTGAAACCTTTCTTAAAACAAATAAGATATCATTGTGATAAATTAGAAACTATGGTAGATGATAATTTATGGCCTTTAACCAAATACAGAGAGCTTTTATTTACTAGATAA
- a CDS encoding glutamine synthetase beta-grasp domain-containing protein encodes MAKIKLEYIWLDGYYPTQNMRSKTKVEEHENFQGTLEEIGNWSFDGSSTRQASGGASDCLLKPVAIYPDPARRNGYLVMTEVLNADGTPHVSNGRATIEDEDDDFWFGFEQEYFIMDTKTQLPLGFPIGGYPAPQGMYYCSVGGKNTHGRLLVEEHADLCIDAGLNFEGINQEVASGQWEFQLFAKGAKKAGDEIWIARYLLDRLTERHGYYIEYHPKPLGKDMDWNGSGMHANFSNSVLRNCGSKETYEKICEAFRPVVKEHIEVYGEFNDQRLTGDHETASIHDFSYGVSDRGASIRIPIITVEKGWKGWLEDRRPASNGDPYKIAGRIIKTVKSANIN; translated from the coding sequence ATGGCAAAAATTAAATTAGAATACATTTGGTTAGACGGTTACTACCCTACTCAAAACATGAGAAGTAAAACTAAAGTAGAGGAACATGAAAATTTTCAGGGTACTTTAGAAGAGATTGGCAATTGGTCTTTTGATGGTTCTTCGACTAGACAAGCATCTGGAGGAGCTTCGGATTGCTTATTAAAACCAGTAGCAATTTACCCAGATCCTGCAAGGAGAAATGGATATTTGGTAATGACGGAGGTATTAAATGCAGATGGAACACCTCATGTATCTAATGGTAGAGCTACTATAGAAGACGAAGATGATGATTTTTGGTTCGGTTTTGAGCAAGAATACTTTATTATGGACACAAAAACTCAACTTCCGCTAGGATTTCCTATTGGTGGTTATCCTGCTCCGCAAGGTATGTATTATTGTTCTGTAGGTGGTAAAAATACACACGGTAGACTTTTAGTTGAAGAACATGCAGATTTATGTATAGATGCAGGATTAAACTTTGAAGGTATTAACCAAGAAGTAGCTTCTGGTCAATGGGAGTTCCAATTGTTTGCCAAAGGTGCAAAAAAAGCTGGTGATGAAATTTGGATTGCAAGATACCTTCTAGATAGATTAACAGAAAGACATGGCTACTATATAGAGTATCACCCAAAACCATTAGGAAAAGATATGGACTGGAATGGTTCTGGTATGCATGCAAACTTTTCTAACAGTGTTTTAAGAAATTGTGGTTCTAAAGAAACCTATGAAAAAATATGTGAAGCTTTTAGACCTGTAGTTAAAGAGCATATAGAAGTTTATGGAGAATTTAATGACCAACGTTTAACTGGTGATCATGAAACTGCCTCTATTCACGATTTTTCATACGGAGTTTCAGACAGAGGTGCTTCTATTAGAATACCAATTATTACTGTAGAAAAAGGATGGAAAGGATGGCTAGAAGACAGAAGACCTGCTTCAAACGGAGATCCTTACAAAATTGCTGGTAGAATTATTAAAACTGTAAAGTCGGCTAATATCAACTAG
- a CDS encoding calcium/sodium antiporter, giving the protein MNFLFIIGGLALLVLGGNWLLKSAVALSLKLHIPKIVIGMTVVSFATSAPELIVSINAALSGASDLALGNVIGSNIANLGLVLGITLLFGSMQIQESFYKIDWPVMMLASVLLFVFMQGDTVINRYEGIIMVSFLIVFLIFLLRFQKAPVIDELPEEDAILPIYKVALFLILGGLGLWGGSELLIKGATSLALEFGVSERVIGVTVVSIGTSIPELAASIIAVLKKEKAISLGNLIGSNVFNILAVLGITSIITPVAVKDMELLTNDIFWMLGVSFLLLPLVFMPKKMRLNWKSGILLLTLYVTFVFITI; this is encoded by the coding sequence ATGAATTTTTTATTTATAATCGGAGGGTTAGCTTTATTGGTTTTAGGAGGTAATTGGCTTTTAAAGTCGGCAGTTGCGTTGTCTTTAAAGTTGCATATTCCAAAAATAGTTATTGGAATGACTGTGGTGTCTTTTGCAACCTCAGCACCTGAGTTAATTGTAAGTATAAATGCAGCGTTAAGTGGCGCATCAGATTTAGCATTGGGCAATGTAATTGGCTCTAATATTGCTAACCTTGGTTTGGTATTGGGTATTACATTGCTTTTTGGGTCAATGCAAATTCAAGAAAGTTTTTATAAAATAGATTGGCCTGTAATGATGTTGGCGTCTGTATTGTTATTTGTTTTTATGCAAGGTGATACAGTTATTAATAGATACGAAGGCATTATAATGGTTTCTTTTTTAATTGTTTTTTTAATTTTCCTTTTACGTTTTCAAAAGGCACCAGTTATAGATGAGTTGCCAGAAGAAGACGCTATATTACCAATATATAAAGTAGCTCTTTTTCTTATTTTAGGTGGGCTAGGTTTGTGGGGTGGTTCTGAGTTGTTAATAAAAGGGGCAACTTCTTTAGCGTTAGAGTTTGGTGTAAGCGAACGTGTTATTGGAGTAACTGTAGTATCTATTGGTACAAGTATACCTGAATTGGCTGCTTCTATAATTGCAGTTTTAAAGAAAGAGAAAGCAATATCACTTGGTAATTTAATAGGTTCTAATGTATTTAATATTTTAGCTGTTTTAGGAATAACTTCTATAATAACCCCTGTTGCAGTTAAAGATATGGAGTTGCTAACAAATGATATTTTTTGGATGTTAGGAGTTTCATTTTTACTATTACCGTTGGTTTTTATGCCTAAAAAAATGCGACTGAATTGGAAATCAGGAATCTTGCTCTTAACTTTATACGTAACTTTTGTTTTTATAACTATATAG
- a CDS encoding SsrA-binding protein yields the protein MKQTFFIFLARVNKVILPSFTKKGIDISKASKFQLAIIGWRAFVTLNSLK from the coding sequence ATGAAACAAACTTTTTTTATATTCTTAGCAAGAGTAAATAAGGTGATTTTGCCTTCTTTTACAAAAAAAGGTATAGATATTAGTAAAGCCTCTAAGTTTCAGCTTGCCATTATTGGCTGGAGAGCTTTTGTAACCCTTAACTCACTTAAATAA
- a CDS encoding putative signal transducing protein, whose amino-acid sequence MENKHFTIFSGSSIIVKGLQIRLEESNITSIIKDRVESARLGGFGEHRTAVELLILESDREKAAAITKEYEKEINS is encoded by the coding sequence ATGGAAAATAAACATTTTACCATTTTTTCTGGTTCATCTATCATTGTAAAAGGTTTGCAAATTCGTCTTGAAGAAAGTAACATTACTAGCATTATAAAAGACAGAGTAGAATCGGCTCGACTTGGCGGTTTTGGTGAGCACAGAACAGCTGTAGAATTATTAATTTTAGAGAGCGATCGAGAAAAAGCAGCAGCAATAACTAAAGAGTATGAAAAAGAAATTAATTCTTAA
- the gldC gene encoding gliding motility protein GldC, with amino-acid sequence MAIKHTSKIEFNVGLDENKVPEEISWSAQDGGIDNEASKAIMLSVWDYKKKDTLRMDLWTKDMPVDEMKQFYHQTLVSMADSFERATDDLKMSATMRDFCDYFAEKLELKK; translated from the coding sequence ATGGCAATAAAACATACCTCAAAAATTGAATTTAATGTTGGTTTAGATGAAAATAAAGTTCCTGAAGAAATTTCTTGGTCTGCTCAAGATGGCGGTATCGACAATGAGGCATCCAAGGCAATAATGCTATCTGTTTGGGATTATAAAAAGAAAGATACTTTGCGAATGGATTTATGGACTAAAGATATGCCAGTTGATGAAATGAAACAGTTTTATCATCAAACATTGGTTTCTATGGCAGATAGTTTCGAGCGCGCTACCGATGATCTTAAAATGAGCGCCACTATGAGAGATTTTTGTGACTATTTTGCTGAAAAGTTAGAGTTAAAAAAGTAG
- the gldB gene encoding gliding motility lipoprotein GldB, with protein MRFFLLILMVLFSFFGCNNSNKHLVDVSEVSVNFDIKRFDIDFYTSSKNKFPALKQKYQYLFPVSMTDSISLLKINDKDEQELFNETQKVFKDFSESKKQLTKLFKHVKYYNSNFNSPDVVTLLTNIDYDSRVIYADSLLLISLDVFLGKEHPFYADYPKYIKENNSKEHLIVAVANAIIDKQMPPSIDRSFLGKIIYEGKKMYLLDRYLPTISDKEKMGYEQQKLAWAQFNEEDIWRYFVDRELLFSTDTKLYKRFIEVAPFSKFYLEHDTLSPGRIGVWIGWQIVRSYMSHNTVSLQELLKINSIELLNKSKYKPKK; from the coding sequence ATGAGATTTTTTCTATTGATTTTAATGGTTTTATTTAGTTTTTTTGGATGTAATAATTCAAACAAACATTTGGTAGATGTTTCTGAAGTATCTGTAAATTTTGATATAAAAAGATTCGATATTGACTTTTACACATCATCTAAAAATAAATTTCCGGCTTTAAAGCAGAAATATCAATATTTGTTTCCTGTTTCAATGACAGATAGTATATCGTTATTAAAAATAAATGATAAAGATGAGCAAGAATTATTTAACGAAACTCAAAAAGTATTTAAAGATTTTTCTGAATCAAAAAAACAGTTGACCAAGCTTTTTAAGCACGTTAAATATTATAATAGTAATTTTAATTCACCAGATGTAGTTACGTTACTTACTAACATAGACTACGATAGTCGTGTAATTTATGCCGATAGTTTGTTGCTAATATCATTAGATGTTTTTCTAGGAAAAGAACATCCTTTTTATGCTGATTACCCAAAATATATAAAAGAAAATAATTCAAAAGAACACCTAATAGTTGCAGTAGCAAACGCTATTATAGATAAGCAAATGCCGCCTTCTATCGATAGAAGCTTTCTAGGTAAAATAATTTATGAAGGAAAAAAAATGTATTTATTAGATAGGTATTTGCCAACTATTTCTGACAAAGAAAAAATGGGTTATGAGCAACAAAAATTAGCTTGGGCTCAATTTAATGAAGAAGATATTTGGCGTTATTTTGTAGATAGAGAATTGCTTTTTAGTACAGATACAAAATTGTACAAACGTTTTATAGAAGTAGCTCCTTTTTCTAAATTCTATTTAGAGCATGATACTCTTTCACCTGGAAGAATTGGGGTTTGGATTGGTTGGCAAATTGTACGTTCGTATATGAGTCATAATACTGTATCTTTGCAAGAGTTATTAAAAATAAATAGCATCGAATTATTAAATAAATCGAAATACAAACCTAAAAAATAA
- the nadE gene encoding NAD(+) synthase has translation MNAEKVTTYIVNWLKTYAENAGVKGFVIGISGGIDSAVTSTLCAQTGFPTLCVEMPIHQAESQVSRAEEHIKQLKNRFANVSEIRTNLTSTFENFKTVVPSSENSDTLNLTLANTRARLRMTTLYYFAGLHGYLVAGTGNKIEDFGVGFYTKYGDGGVDLSPIADLLKSEVYELASFLKVPISIQKAAPTDGLFGDSRTDEDQIGASYDELEWAMKVHDAGKNADNFTDRKKEVFKIYDRLHKINQHKMNPIPVCKIPENLK, from the coding sequence ATGAATGCAGAAAAAGTAACAACTTATATAGTTAACTGGTTAAAAACATATGCAGAAAATGCAGGCGTTAAAGGTTTTGTTATTGGAATTTCTGGTGGTATTGACTCTGCTGTAACCTCTACTTTATGTGCCCAAACTGGCTTTCCTACTTTGTGTGTAGAAATGCCAATTCATCAAGCAGAAAGTCAGGTATCACGTGCAGAAGAACATATTAAACAGTTAAAAAATCGGTTTGCTAATGTTAGCGAAATTCGCACAAATCTTACTAGTACTTTTGAAAATTTTAAAACGGTAGTACCAAGTTCAGAAAATTCTGATACATTAAATTTAACGTTGGCAAATACAAGAGCCAGATTACGGATGACTACCTTGTACTATTTTGCAGGTTTGCACGGATATTTAGTTGCTGGAACAGGGAATAAAATTGAAGATTTTGGCGTTGGATTCTACACTAAATATGGAGATGGCGGTGTTGATTTGAGTCCGATTGCAGATTTATTAAAATCTGAAGTATATGAACTGGCAAGTTTTTTAAAAGTACCTATATCTATACAAAAAGCAGCACCAACAGATGGTTTATTTGGAGATAGCAGAACCGATGAAGACCAAATAGGTGCTTCATATGATGAATTAGAATGGGCCATGAAAGTTCATGATGCTGGTAAAAATGCTGATAACTTTACCGATAGAAAAAAAGAAGTATTTAAAATTTATGACCGATTACATAAAATAAATCAGCATAAAATGAACCCAATACCAGTATGTAAAATACCCGAAAACTTAAAATAA